The Hujiaoplasma nucleasis DNA window CATAGAGTATCCCTACACCTAAGCCAATGAAAACACCATACATGATGACCAATCCAAAAATAGTTGTGGTTAACCCTGCCATTACCCAACCAAAGACAATCAATAACACCCCAATAAAAGCAAACTTTTTCATATTTATTAAATTTAGGAATCTTCCTGAAATAACCATTGATAGTGCATAAAACCATAAAGAAACCATATATGGAAGTCCACTCATAAAGGTATTAATTTCATAAAAGCTTTCAACAGGAATTCTGAATACACTCCAAGTATAAACTGAACCAAGCATAATCATTGTGATTAAACTCATTGTAATCAAAGTCGTTTTTTTCATAAGCCACCCCAAATCATATTTTTTGATAACTTATTATATCATTATTCTAATAAAATAGAATAATAAAGACTAAGCAGCTAAACAATGAAAAGAAAAATGTCTTATCATCAATATAAAAAAATATGTTACAATATATAAGTAAAAGATTAAGAAAGAAGGTGATTCAATGATCTATGACGCCATAATTATTGGTGGGGGTCCAGCAGGACTTATGGCCGCCAATATTTTTTCTCAAGAAAAAGTAAATTTTTTATTATTAGAGAAGAATGACCAAGTTGGTAAAAAATTATTAATGACTGGTGGGGGTCGGTCAAATGTTACAAACAACCTATCTGTTCCTGCATTTATTGATGAACTAGACTTCAAACACAAAAAGTTTCTTTATTCAACCTTGAGTTCTTTTGGTCCTCATGATGTACTTACCTTCTTCAAGAAAAAAGGTTTGAATCTAATACTTGAACCGCCAATTAAGTATTTTCCTGAAACAGGTAAAGCTTCTAGCATCCTTGCTGCCCTGACAAGAGACATCGATAAAGCTAAAATAAAATTAAAAGAACATGTCATTGAAGTAAAAAAAGAGAGACAATATTTTCAAATAAAAACAAAAGAAAATGAATACCTAAGCAAATATTTAATCATTGCAACTGGATCTAAAAGTTTTCCAGAAACGGGGTCTAATGGTGATGGATTAATCTTCGCTAATCATTTTAATATATCAATCAAAGAATTCACACCTGCGGAAACCTCAGTCTATGGTTTTAAAGATCAATTACCTTTTAAACAACTTAAAGGAGCAAAATTATCAAATGTAAGATTATTTATTAATGGTAAAAAAAGCAAATTCCAAGATGATATGATTTTCACTCATTTTGGATTGTCTGGGCCAGTGATTTTTCATGCTTCCCACCAAATATTCAATCATTTACAAAAAGGCAATACCAAAGTTTCATTTTCTCTTTGTGGTTTAGATTATAATGCGTTAAATCAATATTTTATCAATCTTGATAAGGAAGCTAAACAAGTAAAGACTATATTATCCAAGTTAATACCCAATCAACTTGCTACTTATATCGAATCAAGAATAAATTATGGACATAAACCCTTCCGTGATCTTACTAAAGAAGAAAGAATTAATTTAGTTGAAATCCTTACTAATTTTGAAGTAAATATTAATCATGTGGAAGATATTCAACGTGCTTATGTAAATGCTGGTGGTATTGATACTTTAGCTTTAAACCCAAAATCATTTGAAAGTAAAACCATCGAACATCTATATTTTGTAGGTGAAACTGTTGATATCTTTGGCCCAATAGGCGGTTTTAATATTACCATGGCCTTATCTTCAGGACACACTGCAGCCAATCACATTTATCATCAATTAACTCATAAATAAGAGTCATAGAAAATCATTATATAAAAATAACAGTATCAGATAACTTCTGATACTGTTATTAAATTTAATTTTATCTACAAGAATATAGTGATAATATATTGGATTATACCAATAAAAGCACCTAAAAATAAACCAATTATTTCGACAAATCTTAATTCTTTGTTCATAAGACCAAAGATAATTTTTTCAAATTCAACAAAATCTAGTTCATCAATACGTCTTTTGACTAAGTCATGAATGTTTAAATTTTCTAAACCTATCGTCCTAAATTCATCAAGCATTTGATTGAAAATATCATCACCATTTTTATCAATATATTTTTTTACAAAAGACTTAACATCTCCACCTAGAAACATTGAAGCTATGGGTGGAATTGATTCGGATAATTTTTCAACAATTTTATCTTTTAACTTTGTTTTTATCTCTTCAATTCTATCTTGACTTAGAATTTGATCCATAATGACTTCTTTAGACAGCAATTCTTCTTCAATGATATCAGCGAGTGAGATAGCAATTTGGTCTTTTCTTCTTGGAAATACTCCTTGAAAAGTAAGACCTAGAATTTTAACTGGATTTATAGGCCTAAAAAGCATTTTAATTGCAATTTTATTGGTTATCCAACCAATAAAACCACCAATGATTACCAATAAAATAAATCGTAAAATTTCCATATAGTATTCTCCATATTTTTATAATGTTTTATATTTTATAATCACAAATCAATTTCTAATAATATTGGTGTATGATCTTGTCTATCTCCAGAATCTATCATTTCAGACTTTCTTACTTTATTGGCTAATTTTTCACTAACCAACCAGTAATCAATTCTCCAGCCTGAATTATTGATTTTACTAGTGACGACTCTTTGAGCCCACCAAGTATATTGATCCTTTATTTGTCCATGTACATGCCTAAATGTATCAATAAAACCTTTATTTAATAAATAAGTGAAACCTTCACGTTCTTCATCTGTAAAACCAGCAGACTGACGATTCGACTCAGGATTTGCTAGGTCTATTTCATGATGGGCAACATTATAATCTCCGGTTGCTATTACAGGTTTTTCTTCATTCAAAGCACTTAAATAATCAGCATAAGCTTTATCCCATAACTGTCTATCTTTTAACCTTCGAAGACCATCACCAGCATTTGGTGTATAAACTTGACTTATATAAAAATCGCCAAAGTCCAAAGTGATGATTCTCCCTTCATCATCCATAGTATCCGGTGCTTGGATTTCTGGGTAAGAAACTTGAGGAGAATATTTATCTTTATACAAAAACATAGTTCCTGCATAGCTTTTTCTTGCGGGTTCTTGTGAACTTCTCCAAACATATTTATATGATTTAAATAAAGATTCAAGAATCTCCTTATGCTTTTTGTTTGGTCCATTGGCTGGCAATTTAGTTTCTTGTATGGCTATTACATCAGCATCCTCTTTTATAATTGTATTTAATACTTCTCTTGATAATACAGCTCTATTAGAATCACTTGTTAAAGCCGCATTTAATGAATCAATATTCCATGAAATGAGTTTCATTTTATCCTCCTATGATATATTTCTTGTAAGTGGAATCTAATGCTTAAGATAAGCATATTAAAATTCAATAAGATTAAGAAAATTTATCTTACGTATTAAAGATATTATAGCATTTTTTATTAATTATTAAAACTTTTCTACCTTAATTTTTCTTGTTTTAATTCATATAATTGTTAATTTTACATGATCAAAATTATCACTTAAATGAAAAAGCAAGAACTAGCATTGAAAACACCCATTTTTGGCTAATAAGATTGAAATATTCTCATATATATATTATACTAATAGGTGAATGATAAATGTAAAGGAGTGAATTATTTGGGCAAAAATCTTATACTCAGCAAACTTCGAGAATCCCTTATGGCGGTTACTCCTATTTCTATCATTATTATTATTTTAAGTATCATTTTACGTTTACCACTAAATTTATTTTTTAATTTCTTTATTGGGAATATATTCCTTGTATTTGGCCTTACTTTATTTTCAATAGGTAGTCAACATTCAACAGTAGCCATTGCGGAATCTATTGGTGAATATGTTGTAAAAAGAAAAAAATTATGGTTTTTTATTTTCATTGCCTTTCTGGTAGGATTCTTAATTACAGTAGCTGAACCTGCACTTTGGGTTCTAGCTGACCAAGTCAAATCTGTAGTCATTGAACCAGTAATGATTCTTTCAGTAGCGGCGGGCGTCGGATTCTTTTTGATCATCGCTCTACTAAGAATTTTATTTCAATTTCAATTAAGAATTTTGATTCTCATCAGTTATGGCATTTTGTTTATCCTTGCCGTGATTGTAACGACAGTTAATCCAGAATTTATACCTTTATCATTTGATTCAGGCGGAGTCACAACTGGGCCAATGGCTGTACCTTTTATTATGTCATTAGGTTATGGTATTTCTAAATCACGTGGAGATAAGTCTTCCGATGAAGATTCATTTGGTTTGATAGGGGTTGCATCAATTGGACCTATTCTTTCTGTATTGGTTTTAGGTTTATTTAATTCTCCAACAATTCCTTCACTAGATACTTCTACTACTTTTTTTGAATATTTAGTCCTATATATCATTCAAATGGCGATTGCTATTGTACCTTTTATTTTGTTTTTCTTAGTTTTTCATATTTTTGTATTTAAATTCAGTAAATCAAAAGTTATTAAAATAAGTATTGCCTTCTTTTACACTTATGTTGGCTTAGTCTTATTCTTAACTGGAGCAAACGCTGGATTAGTGAATATAGGTAATTATATCGGAGGTTTCTTTGGTAATAAGGGGTTTGCATGGATTTTAATTCCTTTGGGTATGGTTTTCGGTTTCACAATTGTAGCCGCTGAACCTTCTGTGATTACTCTCAACCGTCAGGTTGAAGAGGTTTCAGCAGGTGCCATTAATCGAAAATTTATGATGGCTTCCTTGTCTATAGGCGTTTCACTTGCTGTTGGATTAGCCATGTTAAGAGTCCTTACAGGTATATCAATTTGGTGGATAATTTTTCCAGGATATACTTTGGCATTAGCATTAATGTTTTTTACACCAAAAATCTTTTCATCCATAGCTTTTGATTCAGGTGGGGCTGTTTCCGGTGCGATGACTTCTGCTTTTCTTATCCCTTTTGCTTTAGGTGCCGCAGAAGTTTCAGGTGCTAATATTCTATTAGATGCTTTCGGTCTAGTTGCTTTAGTTGCTATGACACCATTAATTACAATCCAATTACTAGGATTTATTTATAAGGTAAAATCAGAAAAAATCAGGCCAGTACCTGAGGATGATGAAATCATAGAATTAAGCGAGGTAAAAGAATGAAATTAATGATCTTAATTGTACCAAAAACAGAAAGTGATCAAATATCTAAGATTATTGGAAGTTATAAAATTGATTTTCAAGCAGCAC harbors:
- a CDS encoding NAD(P)/FAD-dependent oxidoreductase; protein product: MIYDAIIIGGGPAGLMAANIFSQEKVNFLLLEKNDQVGKKLLMTGGGRSNVTNNLSVPAFIDELDFKHKKFLYSTLSSFGPHDVLTFFKKKGLNLILEPPIKYFPETGKASSILAALTRDIDKAKIKLKEHVIEVKKERQYFQIKTKENEYLSKYLIIATGSKSFPETGSNGDGLIFANHFNISIKEFTPAETSVYGFKDQLPFKQLKGAKLSNVRLFINGKKSKFQDDMIFTHFGLSGPVIFHASHQIFNHLQKGNTKVSFSLCGLDYNALNQYFINLDKEAKQVKTILSKLIPNQLATYIESRINYGHKPFRDLTKEERINLVEILTNFEVNINHVEDIQRAYVNAGGIDTLALNPKSFESKTIEHLYFVGETVDIFGPIGGFNITMALSSGHTAANHIYHQLTHK
- a CDS encoding DUF445 domain-containing protein; amino-acid sequence: MEILRFILLVIIGGFIGWITNKIAIKMLFRPINPVKILGLTFQGVFPRRKDQIAISLADIIEEELLSKEVIMDQILSQDRIEEIKTKLKDKIVEKLSESIPPIASMFLGGDVKSFVKKYIDKNGDDIFNQMLDEFRTIGLENLNIHDLVKRRIDELDFVEFEKIIFGLMNKELRFVEIIGLFLGAFIGIIQYIITIFL
- a CDS encoding DUF1538 domain-containing protein; this translates as MAVTPISIIIIILSIILRLPLNLFFNFFIGNIFLVFGLTLFSIGSQHSTVAIAESIGEYVVKRKKLWFFIFIAFLVGFLITVAEPALWVLADQVKSVVIEPVMILSVAAGVGFFLIIALLRILFQFQLRILILISYGILFILAVIVTTVNPEFIPLSFDSGGVTTGPMAVPFIMSLGYGISKSRGDKSSDEDSFGLIGVASIGPILSVLVLGLFNSPTIPSLDTSTTFFEYLVLYIIQMAIAIVPFILFFLVFHIFVFKFSKSKVIKISIAFFYTYVGLVLFLTGANAGLVNIGNYIGGFFGNKGFAWILIPLGMVFGFTIVAAEPSVITLNRQVEEVSAGAINRKFMMASLSIGVSLAVGLAMLRVLTGISIWWIIFPGYTLALALMFFTPKIFSSIAFDSGGAVSGAMTSAFLIPFALGAAEVSGANILLDAFGLVALVAMTPLITIQLLGFIYKVKSEKIRPVPEDDEIIELSEVKE
- a CDS encoding exodeoxyribonuclease III, translating into MKLISWNIDSLNAALTSDSNRAVLSREVLNTIIKEDADVIAIQETKLPANGPNKKHKEILESLFKSYKYVWRSSQEPARKSYAGTMFLYKDKYSPQVSYPEIQAPDTMDDEGRIITLDFGDFYISQVYTPNAGDGLRRLKDRQLWDKAYADYLSALNEEKPVIATGDYNVAHHEIDLANPESNRQSAGFTDEEREGFTYLLNKGFIDTFRHVHGQIKDQYTWWAQRVVTSKINNSGWRIDYWLVSEKLANKVRKSEMIDSGDRQDHTPILLEIDL